Proteins from one Leptonema illini DSM 21528 genomic window:
- a CDS encoding NAD(P)/FAD-dependent oxidoreductase gives MKKRVLIAGGGIAGVEAAIQLRRAGMPVTLISNRPSLFVYPLSIWVPTGERTIEDVSIDLKRLAERHGFDLVIDEVAEIQIKKKQLRLTTAGWTAYEYLIVGLGAGKRPVKGMEEHTLSICASPDQHDRIRERLVEIIETGSGRIAVGFGGNPDDPSAVRGGPAFELMFNIDHLLRKKGVRDRFELTFFAPMPSPGARMGPDALTALGKFFKRLNIRRHFGVKITEFKENGIAFEDGSFIESDLIIYIPGLAGHPILKKSDIPLNKAGFVQINHYCEVMHNFDDTLDAYNVFAIGDTAALDGPDWRAKQGHIAEAMAQAAVYNILAMERGSTHRRGYFEHLNIICLMDSGNGAALVFRSDRRAFFLPLPFIGHAVKRLWGFYYRNTKLKRIPRLPGM, from the coding sequence ATGAAGAAGCGAGTGCTCATTGCAGGCGGCGGCATCGCCGGAGTCGAAGCGGCGATTCAACTTCGCCGCGCCGGTATGCCGGTAACGCTGATCAGCAATCGGCCGTCGCTCTTTGTTTATCCCCTTTCTATCTGGGTGCCGACAGGAGAGCGGACGATCGAAGACGTGAGCATCGATCTCAAGCGACTGGCCGAAAGACACGGCTTTGATCTCGTGATAGACGAGGTTGCCGAGATTCAAATCAAGAAAAAGCAGCTGCGCCTGACGACAGCGGGATGGACGGCCTATGAGTATCTGATCGTCGGCCTCGGCGCGGGAAAAAGGCCGGTGAAAGGCATGGAGGAGCATACCCTCTCTATCTGCGCCTCACCCGATCAACATGACCGCATAAGAGAGAGGTTAGTCGAAATAATCGAAACCGGCAGCGGACGCATCGCAGTGGGTTTTGGCGGCAATCCCGACGATCCGTCTGCCGTGCGCGGCGGCCCTGCTTTTGAGCTCATGTTCAACATCGACCATCTGCTCAGAAAGAAAGGCGTACGTGATCGCTTTGAGCTGACGTTCTTCGCCCCGATGCCTTCTCCTGGAGCGCGTATGGGGCCCGATGCCCTTACGGCTCTCGGCAAGTTTTTCAAGCGATTGAACATCCGACGCCACTTCGGCGTTAAGATCACTGAGTTCAAAGAGAACGGTATCGCCTTCGAAGACGGCTCCTTTATTGAATCGGATCTTATCATCTATATTCCCGGTCTGGCAGGGCATCCGATTCTGAAGAAATCAGACATACCGCTCAACAAGGCCGGCTTCGTGCAGATCAACCATTATTGCGAGGTGATGCATAACTTCGATGATACTCTCGACGCGTATAACGTTTTTGCTATCGGCGATACGGCCGCCCTGGACGGTCCCGACTGGAGGGCGAAGCAGGGGCATATAGCAGAAGCGATGGCTCAGGCCGCTGTGTATAACATTCTCGCCATGGAGCGAGGCTCCACTCATCGAAGAGGATACTTTGAACATCTGAATATCATCTGCTTGATGGATAGCGGGAACGGAGCGGCCCTTGTTTTTCGAAGCGATCGACGGGCTTTCTTTCTACCGCTTCCCTTCATCGGACATGCCGTGAAGCGGCTATGGGGCTTCTACTACCGCAATACGAAACTCAAGCGGATACCACGGCTTCCCGGAATGTAG
- a CDS encoding helix-turn-helix domain-containing protein, translating into MSEKQLFPPLRIDQIIEGITTDSPIQDFHIDRFESFRQVIRHATFPHRHDFYNIILFTAGSGRHRIDFHDYEIRAGVTFFLTPGQIHSWELSDDVQGYNILFSRNFIERNCAYPPLLELPYFHSLDEEPLLKNDADRIERPMHLIYEEFRRGREADANILRVLTKFLLLEAARAFPKAEAERSDLFRQFERLVDEHFLRLRAPSDYAGLLAITSNYLNVLCKRRTGKTAGSLIRERLVLEACRLLVHSDEKIAYIADQLGFEEASYFSRFFRKEMGRSPEAFRTENKSQMNK; encoded by the coding sequence ATGAGCGAAAAACAGCTCTTCCCCCCTCTGCGTATCGACCAGATTATCGAAGGGATCACGACCGATAGTCCTATCCAGGATTTCCATATCGATCGCTTCGAGAGCTTTCGCCAGGTCATCCGCCATGCGACCTTCCCGCATCGCCACGACTTTTATAACATCATCCTGTTCACGGCCGGGTCAGGTCGCCACCGCATCGACTTTCACGACTATGAGATCCGGGCAGGCGTCACCTTCTTTCTGACACCGGGGCAGATCCACTCGTGGGAGCTCTCGGACGACGTACAGGGTTATAACATCCTCTTCTCGCGAAACTTCATCGAACGCAACTGCGCCTATCCGCCTCTGCTCGAACTGCCGTACTTTCACAGCCTCGATGAAGAGCCTCTTCTCAAAAATGATGCCGATCGCATCGAGCGGCCGATGCATCTGATCTACGAGGAGTTCCGACGCGGCAGAGAGGCCGATGCGAACATTCTTCGGGTGCTGACGAAGTTCCTGCTTCTTGAGGCGGCGCGCGCCTTTCCAAAAGCGGAGGCCGAACGATCCGACCTCTTTCGCCAGTTTGAACGCCTTGTCGACGAACACTTTCTGCGACTGCGAGCGCCCTCCGACTATGCAGGTCTTCTCGCCATTACCTCGAACTATCTGAACGTGCTCTGCAAGCGCCGCACCGGAAAAACGGCCGGCTCGCTGATCCGCGAACGGCTCGTGCTTGAGGCCTGTCGATTACTTGTTCACTCCGACGAGAAGATAGCCTATATTGCCGACCAGCTTGGATTCGAGGAGGCCTCATATTTCAGCCGCTTCTTTCGCAAAGAGATGGGCCGCTCTCCGGAGGCCTTCCGAACTGAAAATAAGTCTCAAATGAATAAATAG
- a CDS encoding NADP-dependent glyceraldehyde-3-phosphate dehydrogenase, whose amino-acid sequence MAENSALLKYFPTELPVDVAPGLPTQQRRYLIDGRIEEWKGPMIDVYSPVCVQKDNSVEPVYLGSAPAMDEETAMRALDAAVRAWDRGNGLWPRLSAEQRIQAVHAFTKRMEERREEIVRWIVFEIGKPRSEAEKEFDRTTEYIRDTLNAVKEGARSTARFTVEQSILAQIRRAPLGVVLCMGPFNYPLNETFATFIPALVMGNTVLFKPPKNGILLYGPLLEAMAECFPPGVVNTVYGDGPVVIPPVMRSGKVDVLAFIGSSRVADQLKKEHPHPHKLRAILGMGAKNAAILLPDVKIESVIDECLRGALSYNGQRCTALKIFFVPRDKGEQFVEAFREKMASLSVGMPYLDGVQITPLPIEGKSQYLQGLVDDAVSQGAAAYGGGYLGPLFLPAILYPVKKGMKAYEEEQFGPVVPVVPYDDPEEALDWIVESHYGQQASLFGEDPAQVAHFVDELVHQVCRVNLNSQCQRGPDVFPFTGRKGSAEGTLSVSDALRAFSIRTLVAAKENDANRALLRKITEERLSSFISTDFLF is encoded by the coding sequence ATGGCCGAAAACTCCGCTCTTCTGAAATACTTCCCGACCGAGCTTCCCGTCGATGTGGCGCCCGGCCTTCCCACACAGCAGCGTCGCTATCTCATCGACGGGCGCATCGAAGAGTGGAAGGGGCCGATGATCGACGTCTATTCGCCCGTTTGCGTGCAGAAGGATAACTCCGTTGAGCCCGTCTATCTGGGGTCGGCGCCGGCCATGGACGAAGAGACGGCGATGCGCGCCCTTGATGCCGCCGTGCGCGCCTGGGATCGCGGTAACGGCCTGTGGCCGCGCCTTTCGGCAGAGCAGCGTATCCAGGCCGTGCATGCGTTCACCAAACGCATGGAAGAGAGGCGCGAAGAGATCGTGCGCTGGATCGTCTTTGAGATCGGTAAGCCGCGATCCGAAGCCGAGAAGGAGTTCGATCGCACGACCGAGTATATTCGCGATACGCTTAACGCCGTGAAAGAAGGCGCCCGATCGACGGCTCGCTTTACCGTGGAGCAGAGCATTCTCGCGCAGATCCGCCGTGCTCCGCTGGGCGTTGTGCTCTGTATGGGGCCTTTCAATTATCCGCTGAACGAAACGTTTGCGACGTTTATTCCCGCGCTTGTTATGGGGAATACGGTACTTTTCAAGCCGCCAAAAAACGGCATCCTGTTATACGGCCCTCTGCTTGAGGCTATGGCGGAGTGCTTTCCTCCGGGAGTGGTCAATACCGTCTATGGCGACGGGCCCGTCGTCATTCCGCCTGTTATGCGTTCGGGTAAGGTGGATGTGCTGGCCTTCATCGGATCAAGCCGTGTAGCCGATCAGTTGAAGAAAGAGCATCCACATCCGCATAAACTGCGGGCCATTCTGGGCATGGGCGCGAAGAACGCCGCCATCCTGCTTCCCGACGTGAAGATCGAGTCGGTCATCGACGAATGCCTGCGCGGAGCGTTAAGCTACAACGGGCAGCGCTGCACGGCGCTCAAGATCTTCTTCGTGCCTCGTGATAAAGGCGAGCAGTTTGTCGAGGCCTTTCGCGAGAAGATGGCCTCTCTTTCCGTTGGCATGCCCTATCTGGACGGCGTACAGATCACTCCGCTGCCCATCGAAGGCAAATCGCAGTATCTGCAGGGGCTTGTCGATGATGCCGTTTCGCAGGGAGCCGCCGCATACGGCGGAGGGTATCTCGGTCCGCTTTTTCTGCCGGCGATCCTTTACCCTGTAAAGAAAGGCATGAAGGCCTATGAAGAAGAACAGTTCGGCCCCGTCGTTCCTGTCGTGCCCTATGATGATCCCGAAGAGGCCCTTGACTGGATCGTCGAATCTCATTACGGACAACAGGCATCATTATTCGGCGAAGATCCGGCGCAGGTGGCGCATTTTGTCGATGAGCTTGTACATCAGGTGTGCAGGGTTAACCTGAACAGTCAGTGTCAGCGAGGGCCTGACGTCTTTCCGTTCACAGGCCGCAAAGGATCGGCCGAAGGAACGTTATCCGTATCGGATGCTCTGCGCGCCTTCAGCATCCGCACGCTTGTGGCGGCGAAAGAAAACGACGCAAATCGTGCACTGCTGCGAAAGATTACAGAAGAGCGTCTGTCGTCGTTTATCTCGACGGATTTCCTGTTCTGA
- a CDS encoding Crp/Fnr family transcriptional regulator has translation MRACTAEEFTALRTIIDRISPIPDVEWQYASQFLVAEDFAGGAFLQRAGDNPQASFVIVEGAVRIYYLSRGGREYNQAFLCEGQIAASMRSVIGGIPSKFFIQAMRPTRTILLRRDSVLKLYDRNDCWNRLGRVSAEGALIGLESRQAMTFESLEERYRTFLDEYKDFPYRIPNYQIASYLGITDVALSRLRRRMNLV, from the coding sequence ATGAGAGCATGCACGGCTGAGGAATTTACCGCCCTTCGCACGATCATTGATCGAATCTCGCCCATCCCCGATGTGGAGTGGCAGTATGCATCACAGTTCCTTGTGGCGGAGGATTTTGCCGGCGGCGCATTCTTGCAGAGAGCGGGCGACAATCCACAGGCCTCGTTCGTGATTGTCGAAGGAGCGGTTCGCATTTATTACCTGAGTCGCGGCGGGCGCGAATACAATCAGGCTTTTTTATGCGAGGGACAGATTGCCGCCTCGATGCGTTCTGTGATCGGCGGGATTCCATCGAAGTTCTTTATCCAGGCGATGCGCCCGACGAGGACGATCCTGCTGCGGCGCGACAGCGTGCTGAAACTCTACGATCGCAACGATTGCTGGAATCGACTGGGCCGTGTGAGCGCCGAAGGAGCGTTGATCGGTCTTGAATCGAGACAGGCGATGACCTTTGAGTCGCTTGAAGAACGGTATCGCACGTTTCTCGATGAGTATAAGGATTTTCCTTACCGCATTCCCAACTATCAGATCGCCTCGTATCTGGGCATTACTGACGTCGCCCTCTCTCGTCTGCGTCGGCGTATGAATCTGGTTTAA
- a CDS encoding S1C family serine protease, with product MMRLPQRLILILAMLSLATLHAEPGGQARELQNTFHQIYEKYQDSVVFIATERTVRVQSDPLMQHFFGQRTPQTQRQQGMGTGFVISEDGYVCTNHHVVAGFDRVRVRIHEREYEAKIVGSDALTDIALLKIEGAKGLKPVQFGDSSKVQVGDWAVAIGNPFGLDRTFTVGVISAVARRGVDDMGMDHLQTDASINPGNSGGPLINLDGEVVGMNRMIFSQTGGNLGIGFAIPVNRVREIVDQLRQKGKIVRGFIGIRIAPLTPEMIKEGNLPIETGLFVAGVFQNGPAGKAGIRPGDVIYAMDGRPLSDPEDLIRSVMAMPPGKSVRFAVIRGQKKLSVLVHVGQRPEK from the coding sequence ATGATGCGATTGCCACAGAGATTGATCCTCATCCTTGCGATGCTGAGCCTGGCCACCCTTCACGCCGAACCGGGCGGGCAGGCGCGGGAGCTCCAGAATACCTTTCACCAGATCTACGAGAAATACCAGGACTCCGTCGTCTTTATAGCGACCGAGCGTACGGTGAGGGTGCAGTCCGATCCGCTCATGCAGCATTTCTTCGGACAGAGGACTCCGCAGACGCAGCGTCAGCAGGGCATGGGCACGGGCTTTGTGATCAGCGAGGATGGTTACGTCTGTACGAACCATCACGTCGTTGCCGGATTCGATCGCGTGCGCGTGCGCATCCACGAACGGGAGTACGAGGCGAAGATCGTCGGCTCCGATGCGCTCACCGACATAGCTCTATTGAAGATTGAAGGGGCGAAGGGCCTGAAGCCCGTGCAGTTCGGCGATTCGTCTAAAGTACAGGTCGGCGACTGGGCCGTCGCCATCGGCAACCCATTCGGCCTCGACCGCACCTTCACCGTCGGTGTGATCAGCGCCGTCGCCCGACGCGGCGTCGACGACATGGGCATGGACCATCTGCAGACCGATGCGTCGATCAATCCGGGTAACTCGGGCGGTCCGCTCATCAATCTCGACGGCGAGGTCGTCGGTATGAACCGCATGATCTTCTCGCAGACGGGCGGCAACCTCGGCATCGGATTTGCCATCCCCGTCAACCGCGTGCGCGAGATCGTCGATCAGCTGCGGCAGAAGGGAAAGATCGTACGCGGTTTTATTGGCATCCGCATCGCCCCGCTCACGCCCGAGATGATCAAAGAAGGGAATCTACCGATCGAAACGGGCCTGTTTGTGGCCGGCGTCTTTCAGAACGGACCGGCGGGCAAGGCCGGCATCCGCCCTGGCGATGTAATCTACGCGATGGATGGACGCCCACTCTCTGATCCCGAAGACCTGATCCGCTCTGTCATGGCCATGCCGCCAGGAAAATCGGTACGCTTTGCCGTAATCCGCGGGCAGAAAAAGCTTTCCGTCCTGGTGCATGTCGGGCAGCGTCCTGAGAAATGA
- a CDS encoding GtrA family protein produces MIDTDSRSAPVLHRRTFFEAVRFAVVGLVNTAITLVLIYGLTALGLSYLMANAIGYAAGFVNSFVMNRQWTFRSSGHWGRQAVAFFLVFAVSYGVQFLALLAQTEWLGVPVWLAQGTSMVVYTGVNFLLNKIVTFRSV; encoded by the coding sequence ATGATCGATACGGATTCCCGAAGCGCCCCGGTGCTTCACCGGCGTACGTTTTTTGAGGCCGTGCGCTTCGCCGTTGTGGGCCTGGTCAATACGGCCATCACGCTTGTTCTGATCTACGGGCTTACGGCGCTTGGCCTTTCTTATCTGATGGCAAACGCGATCGGTTATGCGGCCGGCTTCGTGAACAGCTTTGTGATGAATCGACAGTGGACGTTTCGCAGCAGCGGACACTGGGGCAGGCAGGCCGTGGCCTTCTTTCTGGTCTTCGCCGTGAGTTACGGCGTTCAGTTCCTGGCCTTGCTGGCGCAGACGGAATGGCTGGGCGTGCCGGTCTGGCTGGCGCAGGGTACGTCGATGGTGGTGTATACGGGCGTGAATTTCCTCCTGAATAAGATTGTGACTTTCCGAAGCGTATGA
- a CDS encoding glycosyltransferase family 2 protein, translating into MFRGKLSIIVPCYNEEEVVNETYRRLKAVLQESGLRDHELIFINDGSRDGTLPLLRSIAEKDPLVVVLSFSRNFGHQPAVTAGLHRCTGDAAVIIDADLQDPPELIPQMVQKMLDEEAGVVYAVRDERKGETFFKRFTASLFYRLINGLSDVPLPMNTGDFRLVDRKVIDEFCRLEEKNKYIRGLISWIGFKQVPISYVREPRFAGETKYPLSKMLKFATNALLYFTRKPLKMAMGLGFSSVVVGLFLTVYAVLSRVLYPETTISGWTSTMIAIVFLGGVQLLTIGVIGEYVGSIFDEVKNRPQYIIGETISGRKTKDRSRAAKKATGKRR; encoded by the coding sequence ATGTTCCGGGGAAAGCTGTCCATTATCGTACCTTGTTACAACGAAGAAGAGGTCGTCAACGAGACCTACCGCCGTCTGAAGGCAGTCTTACAGGAGAGCGGACTGCGCGATCATGAGCTGATCTTCATCAATGACGGAAGCAGAGACGGGACGCTACCCCTTCTGCGATCCATCGCCGAAAAAGATCCCCTTGTCGTCGTGCTCTCTTTCTCGCGAAACTTCGGTCACCAGCCCGCCGTGACGGCCGGCCTGCACCGATGTACGGGCGATGCCGCCGTTATCATCGACGCCGACTTACAGGACCCTCCGGAGCTGATTCCGCAGATGGTGCAGAAGATGCTTGATGAAGAGGCGGGCGTCGTTTATGCCGTGCGCGACGAGCGCAAGGGCGAGACCTTCTTCAAACGCTTCACAGCGTCGCTTTTCTATCGTCTGATCAACGGCCTTTCTGATGTGCCGCTTCCGATGAATACGGGGGATTTTCGCCTTGTGGACCGCAAGGTCATCGACGAGTTCTGTCGCCTTGAAGAGAAGAACAAGTATATTCGCGGGCTGATTAGCTGGATCGGATTCAAGCAGGTGCCGATCTCATACGTGCGTGAACCTCGCTTTGCCGGCGAGACGAAGTATCCTCTGTCTAAGATGCTGAAGTTCGCGACGAACGCTCTTCTCTATTTTACAAGAAAGCCTTTGAAGATGGCGATGGGGCTCGGTTTCTCAAGCGTCGTTGTCGGGCTCTTCCTGACAGTGTATGCCGTTCTTTCGCGTGTTCTCTATCCTGAAACGACGATCTCAGGATGGACGTCGACGATGATCGCCATCGTCTTTCTTGGCGGCGTGCAGCTGCTGACGATCGGAGTGATCGGCGAATACGTCGGCTCAATCTTCGACGAGGTGAAGAATCGTCCGCAGTATATCATCGGCGAAACGATTTCAGGCAGGAAGACGAAGGATCGCAGTCGAGCGGCTAAGAAGGCGACAGGAAAGCGAAGATGA
- the serS gene encoding serine--tRNA ligase, with translation MLELRLIQENPEALKQMLSRRRHEGVAISELLKLIEESKEIRARAEALRSDRNRASKEIGALIGQGKKDEAEARKEEVRRIGDEITGLEKKLEEVQSAQDEIVVALPNWVDADVPDGADAEANIEVRKVGEIPRFDFQPLPHYDIGEKLGILDFERGAKLAGSRFYTYRDLAARLERAIISFMLDLHTKQNGYTEMWVPILVNDQCMMTTGQYPKFKGEYYQLERDGLSLIPTAEVPLVNLYYDELIKEEELPVAVTAASSCFRREAGAAGKDTRGLVRVHQFQKVELVRITHPDNSATEHEQMLAHAESVLKALKLPYRVLLLCSGDMGATARKTYDLEVWMPGLNRWLEISSVSNCGDYQARRGKIRIKTKDGNVYAHTLNGSGLAAGRTMIAVMENYQKADGTFDIPDVLQKYL, from the coding sequence ATGCTCGAGCTTCGCCTCATCCAGGAAAACCCGGAGGCGCTGAAACAGATGCTTTCACGCCGCCGCCACGAAGGCGTGGCCATCTCTGAACTTCTGAAACTGATCGAAGAATCGAAAGAGATACGTGCCCGCGCCGAAGCCCTCCGATCCGATCGGAACCGCGCCAGCAAAGAAATCGGCGCCTTAATCGGTCAGGGCAAAAAAGACGAGGCCGAGGCTCGCAAAGAAGAGGTGCGCCGCATCGGCGACGAGATTACCGGGCTTGAAAAGAAGCTTGAAGAGGTCCAATCCGCGCAGGATGAGATCGTCGTCGCCCTTCCGAACTGGGTCGATGCCGACGTTCCCGACGGAGCGGACGCCGAGGCCAACATCGAAGTGCGAAAGGTCGGCGAGATTCCCCGCTTCGACTTTCAGCCGCTTCCGCATTATGATATCGGCGAGAAGCTCGGCATCCTCGATTTTGAAAGAGGCGCAAAACTTGCCGGATCGCGCTTTTACACGTATCGCGACCTGGCCGCACGGCTGGAGCGAGCCATCATCAGCTTCATGCTCGATCTGCACACAAAGCAGAATGGTTATACAGAGATGTGGGTTCCCATTCTCGTCAACGATCAGTGTATGATGACGACGGGCCAGTATCCGAAGTTTAAGGGTGAGTACTATCAGCTCGAGCGCGACGGCCTGTCGCTGATTCCGACGGCCGAAGTGCCGCTTGTGAATCTTTATTACGACGAACTCATCAAAGAAGAAGAGCTGCCCGTCGCCGTTACGGCGGCGTCGTCGTGCTTCAGACGCGAGGCCGGAGCAGCCGGCAAGGATACTCGCGGACTCGTGCGTGTGCATCAGTTTCAAAAGGTCGAACTCGTTCGCATCACGCATCCGGATAACTCGGCGACAGAGCATGAGCAGATGCTCGCACATGCCGAATCGGTGCTCAAGGCGCTGAAGCTACCGTATCGCGTGTTGCTTCTCTGCTCGGGCGATATGGGAGCGACGGCCCGCAAAACCTACGACCTCGAGGTCTGGATGCCCGGCCTGAACCGCTGGCTTGAGATCTCGTCCGTTTCAAATTGCGGGGATTATCAGGCCCGTCGCGGCAAGATTCGCATCAAGACGAAAGACGGCAACGTCTATGCGCATACGCTGAACGGCTCGGGCCTTGCCGCCGGTCGCACCATGATCGCCGTTATGGAGAACTACCAGAAGGCCGACGGAACGTTCGACATCCCCGACGTATTACAGAAGTATCTGTAA
- a CDS encoding RluA family pseudouridine synthase — MEFKAEESQMRLDQFLAQELIAHFGEERYSRSTVQRWVKQGAVRVFAEERELPEKKVKPSLAIETGYVVHLEIPVEEPTKLEGEYVDFTVLYEDEHLAVIIKPAGISVHPGPGESGGTTLLHGLLHRWPIIASVDSQEANRRPGIVHRLDRPTEGVMVVAKTSQMQWQLSRLFQRREVEKRYLAWLNGSPGDPKGRIEQPLRRHPTDRMRMQVHKDGRLAITEYSVLDYKISRRGRKFTKVDVNLLTGRTHQIRAHFAYLKCAIVGDELYSNSAKEFSKFGLLLLSRSLSFEHPVTKERMSFEAPIPRRFTEFEEKCIFF; from the coding sequence GTGGAGTTCAAAGCAGAAGAATCGCAGATGCGGCTTGATCAATTCCTGGCACAGGAGCTGATCGCCCATTTTGGCGAAGAGCGTTACAGCCGATCGACGGTACAGCGCTGGGTCAAACAGGGAGCGGTGCGCGTTTTTGCCGAGGAGCGAGAACTTCCCGAAAAGAAGGTGAAGCCTTCGCTTGCCATTGAGACAGGCTACGTCGTTCATCTGGAGATTCCGGTGGAAGAACCGACGAAGCTTGAAGGCGAGTATGTCGATTTTACCGTTCTCTATGAAGACGAGCATCTTGCCGTTATCATCAAGCCTGCCGGTATCTCGGTGCACCCGGGCCCAGGTGAAAGCGGAGGTACGACGCTTCTTCACGGCCTGCTTCATCGCTGGCCCATTATCGCCTCGGTCGACTCGCAAGAGGCGAATCGACGCCCGGGTATCGTGCACCGGCTCGACCGCCCTACCGAGGGCGTAATGGTCGTCGCGAAAACGTCGCAGATGCAATGGCAGCTTTCGCGCCTCTTTCAGCGTCGTGAGGTCGAGAAGCGGTATCTGGCCTGGTTAAACGGCTCGCCCGGCGATCCCAAAGGACGCATCGAGCAGCCGTTGCGCCGGCATCCGACCGATCGCATGCGTATGCAGGTGCATAAAGACGGACGCCTTGCCATCACCGAATACAGCGTTCTCGACTATAAGATCTCGCGAAGAGGGCGCAAATTCACGAAGGTCGACGTAAACCTGCTCACGGGCAGAACGCATCAGATTCGAGCGCACTTCGCTTATTTGAAGTGCGCCATCGTCGGCGATGAGCTGTATTCCAATTCGGCTAAAGAGTTCTCTAAATTCGGATTGCTGCTGCTTTCGCGAAGCCTGAGCTTTGAACATCCGGTTACGAAAGAGCGGATGAGCTTTGAAGCGCCCATCCCCCGTCGCTTTACGGAGTTTGAAGAGAAGTGCATCTTTTTCTGA
- a CDS encoding prepilin peptidase gives MHLFLSIAPYLFIALIGAALGSFYRALGDRILYYFYGKGRKEEVKEKGTKQEGGAIRRTMPASKRWKLLFTHPSSCPHCGGRISISRLIPVIGWFIAGGRCEHSEHSKHCGERISVWHPITEALFAALGVFFLHYSQNAVAALILLLFCGHLLVAMVTDWNRLTLDYENTAVLLLLSVISVYLHEGYSSMPMRLAAGFGVLGFFFVSYIVTKGRQPGFGDILLGAVLGFHHGFPWLLLPLQIGAAGSLLHLWLINRNMRSSAPLGFYMAVGSVVTMVVTTVLASMLL, from the coding sequence GTGCATCTTTTTCTGAGTATTGCGCCCTATCTCTTTATCGCCCTGATCGGCGCCGCGCTGGGCAGTTTCTACAGGGCACTGGGCGATCGCATCCTCTATTATTTTTACGGGAAGGGCCGCAAAGAAGAAGTAAAAGAAAAGGGAACGAAACAAGAAGGCGGCGCCATCAGGCGAACGATGCCGGCTTCGAAGCGATGGAAGCTGCTTTTCACGCATCCGTCTTCGTGCCCTCATTGTGGAGGGCGCATCTCTATAAGCAGACTGATTCCCGTTATCGGCTGGTTTATTGCCGGTGGGCGCTGCGAGCATAGCGAGCATAGCAAGCACTGCGGGGAACGCATCTCCGTATGGCATCCGATAACGGAGGCGTTGTTTGCCGCCCTCGGCGTGTTCTTTCTGCATTACAGTCAGAATGCCGTCGCCGCTCTGATTCTGCTTCTTTTCTGCGGCCATCTGCTTGTGGCGATGGTTACTGACTGGAATCGGCTAACCCTCGATTACGAGAATACGGCCGTCTTGCTGCTTCTCTCTGTAATTTCGGTCTATCTGCATGAGGGCTATTCGAGTATGCCGATGCGACTCGCCGCCGGTTTCGGCGTTCTGGGCTTTTTCTTTGTTTCGTATATCGTAACGAAGGGGCGTCAGCCGGGCTTTGGAGACATACTGCTCGGCGCCGTTCTCGGCTTTCATCATGGATTTCCCTGGCTGCTGCTGCCGCTTCAGATCGGAGCGGCAGGTTCGCTTCTGCATCTGTGGCTGATCAATCGTAATATGCGATCGTCGGCTCCGCTCGGTTTTTATATGGCGGTGGGTTCAGTCGTTACGATGGTCGTAACGACGGTGCTGGCGTCTATGTTACTCTGA